Proteins from a genomic interval of Pseudomonas asplenii:
- the ppx gene encoding exopolyphosphatase, with amino-acid sequence MPHSKAKNLSLIAAIDLGSNSFHMVVAKAQNGEIRILERLGEKVQLAAGIDEERKLSEESMQRGLDCLKRFAQLINGMPLGAVRIVGTNALREARNRIEFIHRAEEILGHPVEVISGREEARLIYLGVSHTLADTPGKRLVADIGGGSTEFIIGQRFEPLLRESLQMGCVSYTQRYFRDGKVTPARYAQAYTAARLEIMSIEHALHRLKWDEAIGSSGTIRAIGLALKAGGHGNGEVNAEGLAWLKRKLFKLGEIEKIDFEGIKPDRRTIFPAGLAILEAIFDSLDLQRMDHCDGALREGVLYDLLGRHHHEDVRERTLTSLMERYHVDQEQAVRVERKALHAFDQVAKDWELEDGIWRELLGWAAKVHEVGLDIAHYQYHKHGAYLIEHSDLAGFSREDQQMLALLVRGHRRNIPKDKFAEFGDEGIKLIRLCVLLRFAILFHHIRGTQEMPQVTLRADGDNLDVVFPKGWLEENQLTQADFALEAEWLTRVSITLNVR; translated from the coding sequence ATGCCCCATTCCAAAGCCAAGAATCTTTCCCTGATCGCCGCTATCGACCTGGGCTCGAACAGCTTCCACATGGTCGTGGCCAAGGCCCAGAACGGTGAAATCCGCATTCTGGAGCGGCTCGGCGAAAAGGTTCAGTTGGCCGCCGGCATCGATGAAGAACGCAAACTCAGCGAAGAATCGATGCAGCGCGGGCTCGACTGCCTGAAGCGCTTCGCCCAATTGATCAACGGCATGCCACTGGGCGCCGTGCGGATCGTCGGCACCAACGCCCTGCGCGAAGCACGCAACCGGATCGAATTCATCCATCGCGCCGAAGAGATTCTCGGGCATCCGGTGGAAGTCATTTCCGGCCGTGAAGAAGCCCGCCTGATCTACCTCGGCGTCTCCCACACCCTCGCCGACACGCCGGGCAAGCGCCTGGTCGCCGATATCGGCGGTGGCAGCACCGAATTCATCATCGGCCAGCGCTTCGAGCCGTTGTTGCGCGAAAGCCTGCAGATGGGTTGCGTCAGTTATACCCAGCGCTATTTCCGCGACGGCAAGGTCACCCCGGCCCGCTACGCCCAGGCCTACACGGCGGCGCGCCTGGAAATCATGAGCATCGAGCACGCCCTGCACCGCTTGAAATGGGACGAGGCGATCGGCTCGTCCGGCACCATCCGCGCCATCGGCCTGGCCCTCAAGGCCGGCGGCCACGGCAATGGTGAAGTGAATGCCGAGGGCCTGGCGTGGCTCAAGCGCAAGCTGTTCAAGCTCGGTGAAATCGAGAAAATCGACTTCGAAGGGATCAAGCCGGACCGCCGCACAATCTTCCCCGCCGGCCTGGCGATTCTCGAAGCGATCTTCGATTCCCTCGACCTGCAGCGCATGGACCACTGCGACGGCGCGCTGCGTGAAGGTGTGCTCTATGACCTGCTGGGCCGCCATCATCATGAAGACGTCCGCGAACGCACCCTCACCTCGCTGATGGAGCGTTATCACGTCGACCAGGAACAAGCGGTACGCGTCGAACGCAAGGCACTGCACGCCTTCGACCAGGTGGCCAAGGACTGGGAACTGGAGGATGGCATCTGGCGCGAACTGCTCGGCTGGGCGGCCAAGGTCCACGAAGTCGGCCTGGACATCGCCCACTACCAGTACCACAAGCACGGCGCCTACCTGATCGAGCACTCCGACCTGGCCGGCTTCTCCCGGGAAGACCAGCAGATGCTCGCACTACTGGTTCGCGGGCACCGTCGCAACATTCCCAAGGACAAGTTCGCCGAGTTCGGCGATGAAGGCATCAAGCTGATCCGTCTGTGCGTGCTGCTGCGCTTCGCGATCCTGTTCCACCACATCCGTGGCACCCAGGAAATGCCGCAGGTCACCTTGCGGGCCGACGGCGATAACCTGGATGTGGTGTTTCCCAAGGGCTGGCTGGAGGAGAACCAGCTGACTCAGGCCGACTTCGCCCTGGAGGCGGAGTGGCTGACCCGAGTCAGCATTACCCTCAACGTACGCTGA
- a CDS encoding sterol desaturase family protein, with product MDLIPYAIPFFVVLIIVELLTDYRRGTRHYRVADAINSLSTGVLSTTTGLLTKGVGLVTYAIALDHLALFELPADSPWVWLMAFVVYDFCYYWLHRLGHERNILWAAHSVHHQSEEYNLSTALRQTSTGFLLSWIFYLPLAVLGVPLAVFITVAALNLLYQFWVHTRHIPKLGWYEGFFVTPSNHRAHHAQNPLYMDRNYGGVFILWDRLFGTFQQEDDAEPPVFGVTTPLASWNPLWANLQFYVQLAADARHTGSYRDKLRIWFMPTGWRPADVAAKYPMAKHDLARFRKFDVPLQLRQQVYIGLQFAVYVALGSYLMNFAEKLPQAALVLGWGAMLLGLFVLGVGLENRPWALKLEVVRLLSNVPLVWLAPLVGLWPASPLGWIGLLGYSLLSAIGLYCSRGRIIRLAGS from the coding sequence ATGGACCTCATTCCCTATGCGATTCCATTTTTCGTCGTCTTGATCATTGTCGAGCTGCTGACCGACTATCGGCGTGGTACCCGCCACTATCGCGTGGCCGATGCGATCAACAGTCTCAGCACTGGCGTACTCTCGACCACCACTGGCCTGCTGACCAAGGGCGTGGGGTTGGTGACCTACGCCATCGCCCTTGATCACCTGGCACTGTTCGAGTTGCCGGCCGACAGCCCGTGGGTCTGGCTCATGGCTTTCGTGGTCTACGACTTCTGCTACTACTGGCTGCATCGCCTGGGGCATGAGCGCAACATCCTCTGGGCCGCGCACTCGGTGCATCACCAGAGCGAGGAGTACAACCTCTCCACGGCCTTGCGCCAGACCAGTACCGGCTTCCTGCTGAGCTGGATCTTCTATCTGCCGTTGGCGGTGCTCGGCGTACCGCTGGCGGTGTTCATCACCGTGGCAGCGTTGAACCTGCTCTATCAGTTCTGGGTGCATACCCGACACATTCCCAAGCTCGGCTGGTATGAAGGATTCTTTGTCACGCCATCCAACCACCGGGCGCATCATGCACAGAACCCTCTTTATATGGATCGTAACTATGGCGGTGTGTTCATTCTCTGGGACCGTCTGTTCGGCACCTTCCAGCAGGAGGATGACGCCGAGCCGCCAGTGTTCGGGGTGACGACGCCGCTGGCCAGTTGGAACCCGCTCTGGGCCAACCTGCAGTTCTATGTCCAGTTGGCGGCCGATGCCCGGCATACGGGGAGCTACCGGGACAAGTTGCGTATCTGGTTCATGCCGACCGGCTGGCGTCCGGCAGATGTCGCGGCGAAGTACCCGATGGCGAAGCATGATCTGGCGCGGTTTCGCAAGTTCGACGTGCCGCTGCAGTTGCGCCAGCAGGTCTATATCGGTCTGCAGTTCGCGGTGTACGTGGCGTTGGGTAGCTACCTGATGAACTTCGCCGAAAAATTGCCGCAGGCGGCGCTGGTGCTGGGCTGGGGAGCGATGCTGCTGGGATTGTTCGTGCTCGGGGTGGGGTTGGAGAACCGGCCGTGGGCGTTGAAGCTGGAAGTGGTGCGGTTACTGTCGAATGTACCGCTGGTCTGGCTGGCTCCGCTGGTCGGGCTGTGGCCGGCCAGCCCGTTGGGCTGGATCGGCCTGCTCGGTTACAGCCTGCTGAGCGCGATCGGGCTCTATTGCAGCAGGGGGCGGATCATTCGGCTGGCGGGTTCGTAG
- a CDS encoding transporter substrate-binding domain-containing protein: MTKGFSALLAALFTSLMLGQATAQANGLDDIVARGTLKVAVPQDFPPFGSVGPDMKPRGLDIDTAKLLAEQLKVKLELTPVNSTNRIPFLTTGKVDLVISSLGKNAEREKVIDFSRAYAPFYLAVFGPPDAAIASLDDLKGKTISVTRGAIEDIELTAVAPQGVTIKRFEDNNSTIAAYLAGQVDLIASGNVVMVAIAERNPKRIPAMKVKLKDSPVYVGLNKNEPALLEKVNQILAAAKADGSLDKNAQLWLKQPLPADL; this comes from the coding sequence ATGACCAAAGGCTTCAGCGCCCTGCTCGCAGCCCTGTTCACCAGCCTGATGCTGGGCCAGGCAACCGCCCAGGCCAACGGCCTGGACGATATCGTTGCCCGTGGCACCCTCAAGGTCGCCGTGCCTCAGGACTTCCCGCCCTTCGGCTCGGTCGGCCCGGACATGAAACCCCGTGGCCTGGACATCGACACGGCGAAGCTGCTGGCAGAGCAGCTCAAGGTCAAACTGGAACTGACCCCGGTCAACAGCACCAACCGTATTCCGTTCCTGACCACCGGCAAGGTCGACCTGGTGATCTCCAGCCTCGGCAAGAACGCCGAGCGGGAAAAGGTCATCGACTTCTCCCGGGCCTACGCGCCGTTCTATCTCGCGGTCTTCGGCCCACCTGACGCCGCGATCGCCAGCCTGGACGACCTCAAGGGCAAGACCATCAGTGTCACCCGCGGCGCCATCGAGGATATCGAACTGACCGCCGTGGCGCCCCAGGGCGTGACGATCAAACGCTTCGAAGACAACAACTCGACCATCGCCGCCTACCTCGCCGGCCAGGTCGATCTGATTGCCAGCGGCAACGTAGTGATGGTCGCAATTGCCGAGCGCAACCCGAAACGGATTCCGGCGATGAAGGTGAAGCTCAAGGACTCCCCGGTCTATGTCGGCCTGAACAAGAACGAACCGGCCCTGCTGGAAAAAGTGAACCAGATCCTCGCCGCCGCCAAGGCCGACGGCAGCCTGGACAAAAACGCCCAACTGTGGCTCAAGCAACCGCTGCCAGCCGATCTCTGA
- the hemB gene encoding porphobilinogen synthase, whose amino-acid sequence MSFTPANRLFPATRLRRNRRDDFSRRLVRENVLTVDDLILPVFVLDGENRREAVASMPGVERLTIDLLLEEAAKWVELGIVALALFPVTPTELKSLDASEAWNRQGIAQRATRALRECFPELGVITDVALDPFTTHGQDGILDEQGYVQNDITVDALVRQALSHAEAGAQVVAPSDMMDGRVQAIREALELAGHVNVRIMAYSAKYASAYYGPFRDAVGSASNLGKANKASYQMDPANGNEALHEVAADLAEGADMVMVKPGMAYLDILYRVKTEFKVPTFVYQVSGEYAMHMAAIQNGWLSEGVILESLTAFKRAGADGILTYFAVRAAQLLREQK is encoded by the coding sequence GTGAGCTTTACCCCCGCCAATCGCTTGTTCCCTGCCACCCGCCTGCGCCGCAATCGTCGTGACGACTTTTCCCGGCGCCTGGTGCGCGAGAATGTTCTGACAGTCGATGACCTGATCCTGCCGGTATTCGTGCTCGATGGCGAGAACCGTCGCGAGGCAGTGGCATCGATGCCGGGGGTCGAGCGCCTGACCATCGACCTGCTGCTCGAAGAAGCAGCGAAGTGGGTCGAACTGGGGATTGTGGCGCTGGCGCTGTTCCCGGTGACGCCGACCGAACTCAAGTCGCTGGATGCCAGCGAGGCCTGGAATCGGCAAGGCATTGCCCAGCGTGCCACTCGTGCGCTGCGTGAGTGCTTCCCGGAACTGGGGGTGATCACCGACGTAGCCCTGGACCCATTCACCACCCATGGCCAGGACGGTATTCTCGACGAGCAAGGCTACGTCCAGAACGATATTACCGTCGACGCCCTGGTGCGCCAGGCGCTGTCCCACGCCGAGGCGGGTGCCCAGGTGGTGGCCCCGTCGGACATGATGGATGGTCGCGTCCAGGCGATTCGCGAAGCCCTGGAGCTGGCCGGTCACGTCAATGTGCGAATCATGGCCTACTCGGCGAAGTACGCCAGTGCCTACTATGGTCCGTTCCGCGATGCGGTCGGCTCGGCGTCTAATCTGGGCAAGGCGAACAAGGCCTCGTACCAGATGGATCCGGCCAACGGCAACGAAGCCCTGCATGAAGTGGCGGCCGACCTTGCCGAAGGCGCCGACATGGTCATGGTCAAGCCGGGCATGGCGTACCTGGACATCCTTTACCGGGTCAAGACTGAATTCAAGGTGCCGACCTTTGTCTATCAGGTCAGCGGTGAATACGCCATGCACATGGCGGCGATCCAGAATGGTTGGTTGAGTGAAGGGGTCATTCTTGAATCCCTGACCGCTTTTAAACGTGCCGGCGCTGATGGCATCCTGACTTACTTTGCCGTTCGCGCCGCTCAATTGCTACGAGAGCAAAAATAG
- the ppk1 gene encoding polyphosphate kinase 1: MNTEGLSEVEVKDAQPVVEQIVETPPELEPAPVVAEAAPVPAPPVVITNLDDSSLYIHRELSQLQFNIRVLEQALDESYPLLERLKFLLIFSSNLDEFFEIRVAGLKKQITFAREQAGADGLQPHQALARISELVHGQVDRQYAILNDILLPELEKHQVRFIRRRYWTTKLKTWVRRYFRDEIAPIITPIGLDPTHPFPLLVNKSLNFIVELEGIDAFGRDSGLAIIPAPRLLPRIIKVPEDVGGPGDNYVFLSSMIHAHADDLFQGMKVKGCYQFRLTRNADLALDSEDVEDLARALRGELFSRRYGDAVRLEVADTCPKHLSDYLLKQFNLAETELYQVNGPVNLTRLFSITGLDSHPELQYTPFTPQIPKLLQNSENIFSVVSKQDILLLHPFESFTPVVDLLRQAAKDPHVLAVRQTLYRSGANSEIVDALVDAARNGKEVTAVIELRARFDEESNLQLASRLQAAGAVVIYGVVGFKTHAKMMLILRREAGEIVRYAHLGTGNYHAGNARLYTDYSLLTSDDALCEDVGKLFSQLIGMGKTLRMKKLLHAPFTLKKGMLDMIARETQFAVDGKPAHIIAKFNSLTDPKIIRALYKASQCGVRIDLVVRGMCCLRPGIAGVSHNIHVRSIIGRFLEHTRVFYFLNGGEEQMFLSSADWMERNLDKRVETCFPVEGKKLILRVKKELESYLTDNTHSWSLQSDGRYIRNTPTGNQNPRSAQATLLDRLSNPVLSVR, encoded by the coding sequence ATGAATACCGAAGGACTCAGCGAAGTTGAAGTAAAAGACGCTCAACCGGTGGTCGAGCAGATCGTCGAAACCCCGCCGGAGCTGGAACCGGCGCCGGTGGTTGCCGAAGCAGCTCCTGTGCCCGCGCCGCCGGTGGTGATTACGAACCTGGATGACAGCAGTCTGTATATCCACCGCGAGCTGTCGCAGCTGCAGTTCAACATCCGCGTGCTGGAGCAGGCGCTGGACGAGTCCTATCCGTTGCTGGAACGGCTCAAGTTCCTGCTGATCTTCTCCAGCAACCTCGATGAGTTCTTCGAGATCCGTGTCGCCGGGCTTAAAAAACAGATCACCTTCGCCCGTGAACAGGCCGGTGCCGACGGCCTGCAACCGCACCAGGCGCTGGCCCGCATCAGCGAGCTGGTGCACGGCCAGGTCGACCGCCAGTACGCGATCCTCAACGATATCCTGTTGCCGGAGCTGGAAAAGCACCAGGTGCGTTTCATCCGTCGCCGCTATTGGACCACCAAGCTCAAGACCTGGGTTCGCCGCTATTTCCGCGACGAGATCGCGCCGATCATCACGCCGATCGGTCTCGACCCGACGCACCCGTTCCCGTTGCTGGTGAACAAGAGCCTGAACTTCATCGTCGAACTCGAGGGTATCGACGCTTTCGGTCGCGACTCCGGCCTGGCGATCATTCCGGCGCCGCGCCTGCTGCCGAGGATCATCAAGGTACCCGAAGACGTGGGGGGGCCTGGCGATAACTATGTATTCCTGTCGTCGATGATCCATGCGCATGCCGACGATCTGTTCCAGGGCATGAAGGTCAAGGGCTGCTACCAGTTCCGCCTGACCCGTAACGCCGACCTGGCGTTGGACTCCGAGGACGTCGAGGACCTGGCCCGCGCGCTGCGCGGCGAACTGTTCTCGCGTCGCTACGGCGATGCCGTGCGCCTGGAAGTGGCCGACACCTGTCCGAAACACCTGTCGGACTACCTGCTCAAGCAGTTCAACCTGGCCGAGACCGAGTTGTATCAGGTCAACGGTCCGGTGAACCTGACCCGTCTGTTCAGCATCACTGGCCTGGACAGCCATCCGGAGCTGCAATACACGCCGTTCACCCCGCAGATCCCGAAACTGCTGCAGAACAGCGAGAACATTTTCAGCGTGGTCAGCAAGCAGGACATCCTGCTGCTGCACCCGTTCGAATCCTTTACCCCGGTGGTCGACCTGCTGCGCCAGGCCGCCAAGGACCCGCACGTCCTGGCCGTACGCCAGACCCTGTACCGCAGCGGCGCCAACTCGGAAATCGTCGACGCCCTGGTGGATGCGGCGCGCAACGGCAAGGAAGTCACTGCGGTGATCGAACTGCGTGCGCGTTTCGATGAAGAGTCGAACCTGCAACTGGCCAGCCGTCTGCAGGCGGCCGGTGCGGTGGTGATCTACGGCGTGGTCGGCTTCAAGACCCACGCCAAGATGATGCTGATCCTGCGCCGCGAAGCCGGCGAGATCGTGCGTTACGCGCACCTCGGTACCGGCAACTACCACGCCGGTAACGCCCGCCTGTACACCGACTACAGCCTGCTGACCTCCGACGACGCCCTGTGCGAAGACGTCGGCAAGCTGTTCAGCCAGTTGATCGGCATGGGCAAGACCCTGCGCATGAAGAAACTGCTGCATGCGCCGTTCACCCTGAAGAAGGGCATGCTCGACATGATTGCCCGGGAAACCCAGTTCGCCGTCGATGGCAAGCCGGCGCACATCATCGCCAAGTTCAACTCGCTGACCGATCCGAAGATCATCCGCGCGCTGTACAAGGCCAGCCAGTGCGGCGTACGTATCGATCTGGTGGTGCGTGGCATGTGCTGCCTGCGTCCGGGCATTGCCGGGGTGTCGCACAATATCCATGTGCGCTCGATCATCGGCCGTTTCCTGGAACACACTCGGGTGTTCTACTTCCTCAACGGTGGCGAGGAACAGATGTTCCTGTCCAGTGCCGACTGGATGGAGCGCAACCTCGACAAGCGTGTCGAGACCTGCTTCCCGGTGGAGGGCAAGAAGCTGATCCTGCGGGTCAAGAAAGAGCTGGAAAGTTATCTCACCGATAACACCCACAGCTGGAGCCTGCAGTCGGACGGTCGCTACATCCGCAACACGCCGACCGGCAACCAGAACCCGCGCAGTGCCCAGGCGACCCTGCTCGATCGCCTGAGCAACCCGGTCCTCAGCGTACGTTGA
- a CDS encoding amino acid ABC transporter ATP-binding protein — MSLLRISALHKYYGDHHVLKGIDLSVEQGQVVAIIGRSGSGKSTLLRTLNGLESINDGVIEVDGEYLDAARADLRSLRQKVGMVFQQFNLFPHLSVGENVMLAPQVVQKVPRAKAATLARQMLERVGLGEKFDAFPDRLSGGQQQRVAIARALAMSPKVLLCDEITSALDPELVNEVLSVVRQLAQDGMTLIMVTHEMRFAREVGDKLVFMHQGKVHEVGDPKVLFANPQTAELANFIGSGESQA, encoded by the coding sequence ATGTCGCTTCTTAGAATTTCCGCCCTGCATAAATACTACGGCGACCACCATGTGCTCAAAGGCATCGACCTGAGCGTCGAGCAAGGCCAGGTGGTGGCGATCATCGGCCGCAGCGGCTCGGGCAAGAGCACCCTGCTGCGTACCCTCAACGGTCTGGAGTCGATCAACGACGGCGTGATCGAGGTCGATGGCGAATACCTCGACGCAGCCCGCGCCGATCTGCGCAGCCTGCGCCAGAAGGTCGGCATGGTGTTCCAGCAGTTCAACCTGTTCCCCCACCTGAGCGTCGGCGAGAACGTCATGCTTGCGCCCCAGGTGGTGCAGAAGGTGCCCCGGGCCAAAGCCGCCACCCTCGCGCGACAGATGCTCGAGCGGGTCGGCCTGGGCGAGAAATTCGATGCCTTCCCCGATCGTCTCTCCGGCGGCCAGCAACAGCGCGTAGCTATCGCCCGAGCCCTGGCGATGTCGCCGAAAGTGCTGCTCTGCGACGAAATCACCTCGGCCCTGGATCCGGAGCTGGTCAATGAGGTCCTCAGCGTGGTGCGACAATTGGCCCAGGACGGCATGACCCTGATCATGGTGACGCACGAAATGCGTTTCGCCCGGGAAGTGGGCGACAAACTGGTCTTCATGCATCAGGGCAAGGTCCACGAAGTCGGCGATCCCAAGGTACTGTTCGCCAACCCGCAGACCGCCGAACTGGCGAACTTCATCGGCAGCGGGGAATCGCAGGCCTGA
- a CDS encoding FadR/GntR family transcriptional regulator, with protein sequence MNSISRAVPEVALQAIRKLISEEGFGPGDALPSQRDLAQRLGISRASLREALSSLSALGVISVQPGKGVFVQAPSQAPVTGGLAWPFAAQASAEDIFQLRYALEGFAAGLAAVTLTADELDALQDNVDAMRAELRAADFEAAARLDFDFHRRILLASGNQAMLGILSATAELFLESQKLPFIRAERAMETWQEHRKILRALARRASGPAQKAMQEHVRNAALRTGIAFVTPA encoded by the coding sequence ATGAACTCGATTTCCCGCGCCGTACCTGAAGTGGCGCTGCAAGCCATTCGTAAACTGATCAGCGAGGAGGGCTTCGGCCCGGGCGACGCGCTGCCTTCGCAGCGAGACCTGGCGCAGCGCCTGGGGATAAGCCGGGCATCGCTGCGCGAGGCGCTGTCGTCCCTCAGCGCGCTGGGAGTGATCAGCGTGCAGCCGGGCAAGGGCGTGTTCGTCCAGGCACCCTCACAAGCGCCGGTGACAGGCGGCCTGGCCTGGCCGTTCGCGGCCCAGGCGTCGGCCGAAGACATCTTCCAGTTGCGTTATGCGCTCGAAGGTTTTGCCGCCGGGCTGGCGGCGGTCACGCTGACGGCGGATGAGCTGGATGCGCTGCAGGACAATGTCGACGCCATGCGCGCCGAACTGCGCGCCGCAGATTTCGAGGCTGCCGCCCGGCTGGATTTCGATTTTCACCGGCGCATCCTGCTGGCCAGTGGCAATCAGGCGATGCTGGGGATTCTCAGCGCCACCGCCGAACTGTTCCTGGAGAGCCAGAAGTTGCCGTTCATCCGCGCCGAGCGGGCGATGGAGACCTGGCAGGAACATCGCAAGATCCTCCGTGCCCTGGCTCGGCGCGCTTCGGGGCCGGCGCAGAAGGCTATGCAGGAGCATGTGCGCAATGCCGCGCTGCGTACCGGGATCGCTTTTGTGACGCCCGCCTGA
- the trxA gene encoding thioredoxin TrxA produces MSSDLIKHVTDASFETEVLKAERPVLVDYWAEWCGPCKMIAPVLDDIASAYEGKLTIAKLNIDENSETPAKHGVRGIPTLMLFKNGNVEATKVGALSKSQLQAFLDAHI; encoded by the coding sequence ATGAGCAGCGATCTTATCAAGCACGTCACCGACGCGTCCTTCGAGACAGAAGTTCTGAAGGCCGAGCGCCCTGTGCTGGTTGACTACTGGGCTGAGTGGTGTGGTCCCTGCAAAATGATCGCGCCGGTTCTGGACGATATCGCCAGCGCCTACGAAGGCAAGCTGACCATCGCCAAGCTGAACATCGACGAGAACTCGGAAACCCCGGCCAAGCACGGCGTGCGTGGCATTCCGACCCTGATGCTGTTCAAGAACGGCAACGTCGAGGCGACCAAGGTCGGCGCACTGTCGAAGTCCCAGCTGCAAGCTTTCCTCGACGCTCACATCTGA
- a CDS encoding amino acid ABC transporter permease gives MAYQFDFLPVLQNADLLLRGALFTLELTTIGTLLGVGLGILGAAVRAWKIQPFSTLFGVYVELIRNTPFLVQLFFIFFGLPSLGLQISEWQAAVLAMVINLGAYSTEIIRAGIEAIPRGQLEAAAALAMSRFEAFRYVVLRPALGKVWPALSSQIIIVMLGSAVCSQIATEELSFAANFIQSRNFRAFETYALTTLIYLCMALLIRQLLNWLGRRYLARSR, from the coding sequence ATGGCTTATCAGTTCGACTTCCTGCCGGTGCTGCAAAACGCCGACCTGTTGCTGCGCGGCGCCCTGTTTACACTGGAGCTGACCACCATCGGCACCCTGCTCGGGGTTGGCCTGGGGATCCTCGGCGCGGCAGTACGAGCCTGGAAGATCCAGCCGTTCTCGACACTCTTCGGCGTGTATGTGGAACTGATCCGCAACACGCCGTTCCTGGTGCAACTGTTTTTCATCTTCTTCGGCCTGCCGTCCCTCGGCCTGCAGATTTCCGAATGGCAGGCAGCGGTACTGGCCATGGTGATCAACCTCGGCGCCTATAGCACGGAGATCATCCGCGCCGGCATCGAGGCGATCCCGCGCGGGCAGCTGGAAGCTGCGGCAGCACTGGCCATGAGCCGTTTCGAGGCGTTTCGCTACGTGGTCCTGCGTCCGGCGCTGGGCAAGGTCTGGCCGGCCCTGAGCAGCCAGATCATCATCGTCATGCTCGGTTCGGCGGTCTGTTCGCAGATCGCCACGGAGGAGTTGAGCTTTGCCGCCAACTTCATCCAGTCGCGCAACTTCCGCGCCTTCGAAACCTACGCCCTGACCACCCTGATCTACCTGTGCATGGCCCTGTTGATTCGCCAGTTGCTGAACTGGCTCGGACGCCGCTACCTGGCGAGGAGTCGCTGA
- a CDS encoding amino acid ABC transporter permease, protein MMDFTFWDILSNLLVGLQWTLLLSLVAFAGGGLLGLLLMVLRISANRLTRGLARAYIELFQGTPLLMQLFMVFFGVALLGVDISPWLAAAIALTLFTSAYLAEIWRGCVESISPGQWEASASLALNRYEQLRHVVLPQALRIAVAPTVGFSVQVVKGTAVTSIIGFTELTKTGGMLANATFEPFMVYGLVAAGYFLLCYPLSLSARYLERRLHVAS, encoded by the coding sequence CTGATGGATTTCACGTTCTGGGACATACTCAGCAACCTGCTGGTCGGCCTGCAATGGACCCTGCTGCTGTCGCTGGTAGCCTTCGCCGGTGGCGGCCTGCTCGGCCTGTTGCTGATGGTCCTGCGCATTTCCGCGAACCGCCTGACCCGTGGTCTGGCCCGCGCCTACATCGAGCTGTTCCAGGGCACGCCGCTGCTGATGCAACTGTTCATGGTGTTTTTCGGCGTGGCATTGCTCGGCGTGGATATTTCACCCTGGCTCGCGGCCGCAATCGCCCTGACGCTGTTCACCAGCGCCTACCTGGCGGAGATCTGGCGCGGCTGCGTCGAGTCGATTTCCCCCGGCCAGTGGGAAGCTTCAGCGAGCCTGGCGCTCAACCGCTACGAACAACTGCGCCATGTGGTCCTGCCACAAGCGCTGCGGATCGCCGTGGCGCCGACCGTGGGCTTCTCGGTGCAGGTGGTCAAGGGTACCGCGGTCACCTCGATCATCGGCTTCACCGAACTGACCAAGACCGGCGGCATGCTCGCCAACGCTACCTTCGAACCGTTCATGGTCTACGGCCTGGTGGCCGCCGGCTATTTCCTCTTGTGCTACCCCCTGTCCCTCAGCGCGCGCTACCTGGAAAGGAGACTGCATGTCGCTTCTTAG
- a CDS encoding DedA family protein, with translation MLQQFLQDFGYFALFLGTFFEGETILVLAGFLAFRGYMDINLVVIVAFFGSYAGDQLWYFLGRKHGRKLLARKPRWQMMGDRALEHIRRHPDIWVLSFRFVYGLRTVMPVAIGLSGYPPGRYLLLNGIGAAIWAAALAAAAYHFGAILEGLLGSVKKYELWVLGGLLLVGLLLWSWRRFKSARLARKTEAEQSLAGPTNPPAE, from the coding sequence ATGCTCCAACAATTTCTGCAGGATTTCGGCTACTTCGCCCTGTTTCTCGGTACGTTTTTCGAAGGCGAGACCATTCTGGTACTCGCAGGCTTCCTGGCGTTTCGCGGATACATGGATATCAACCTGGTGGTTATCGTAGCGTTCTTCGGCAGCTATGCCGGCGATCAGCTGTGGTACTTCCTGGGGCGCAAGCATGGCCGCAAATTGCTGGCGCGCAAGCCACGCTGGCAGATGATGGGCGACCGGGCCCTGGAGCATATCCGCCGCCATCCGGACATCTGGGTATTGAGCTTCCGCTTCGTCTACGGCCTGCGCACGGTGATGCCGGTGGCGATCGGCCTGTCGGGCTATCCGCCGGGACGCTACCTGCTGCTCAACGGTATCGGCGCGGCGATCTGGGCTGCGGCCCTGGCTGCTGCCGCCTATCACTTCGGGGCAATCCTCGAAGGCCTGCTGGGCAGCGTGAAGAAATACGAACTGTGGGTCCTCGGCGGCCTGCTACTGGTCGGCCTGCTCCTCTGGAGCTGGCGCCGCTTCAAGAGCGCCCGCCTGGCGCGCAAGACCGAGGCCGAGCAGTCCCTGGCCGGCCCTACGAACCCGCCAGCCGAATGA